A single genomic interval of Halorubrum aethiopicum harbors:
- a CDS encoding PD-(D/E)XK nuclease family protein: MAAGVDPNAFLESLPVDVEAVEPDGDDEENVKALIDSLNGEKRAEIDAFLPLSVDGERVTIGGVIDLLHLTPDRAEIVDYKTDLTRHAEAEYEKQLSVYYRVVEGVHPDREVSASIFYTRDGERREIESLDEDELRDLVRTHCE, from the coding sequence CTGGCCGCCGGAGTCGACCCGAACGCGTTCCTCGAGTCGCTCCCCGTCGACGTCGAGGCGGTCGAGCCCGACGGCGACGACGAGGAGAACGTGAAGGCGCTGATCGACTCGCTGAACGGCGAGAAGCGGGCGGAGATCGACGCCTTCCTCCCGCTCTCGGTCGACGGCGAGCGGGTGACGATCGGCGGGGTCATCGACCTGCTCCACCTCACGCCCGACCGCGCCGAGATCGTCGACTACAAGACGGATCTCACGCGACACGCGGAGGCCGAGTACGAGAAGCAGCTCAGCGTCTACTACCGCGTCGTCGAGGGGGTACATCCGGACAGAGAGGTCTCCGCGTCGATCTTCTACACCCGCGACGGCGAGCGGCGCGAGATCGAGTCCCTGGACGAGGACGAGCTTCGAGACCTGGTGCGCACCCATTGCGAATGA